A DNA window from Altererythrobacter sp. B11 contains the following coding sequences:
- a CDS encoding sigma-70 family RNA polymerase sigma factor: MIQNHAGLRAERVYRDPIGERVARFLPMVRKYAWHLAGSAGPALDVEDLMQAGLIALTECAQRHEGPGEDGFAAYAKLRVRGAMVDLLRSSSPDARGTRERRIKLERAEQALRNQLGREPGPAELAAALGLAPEELQRLRAEVAPVALSSIDECYSDSDGAFASDLPDAEQMLLQAEDRSLLIQAIGGLPERLQMVVQLYFVEELNLSEIASILDVSVPRVHQLKAAALKQVRAVMDSATAC; encoded by the coding sequence ATGATCCAGAACCACGCAGGCTTGAGGGCCGAGAGAGTTTATCGCGATCCCATTGGCGAGCGGGTTGCCCGCTTCCTGCCGATGGTGCGCAAATATGCCTGGCATCTGGCCGGCAGTGCAGGCCCCGCGCTCGACGTGGAAGACCTGATGCAGGCGGGACTCATCGCCTTGACGGAATGTGCCCAGCGCCACGAAGGACCGGGGGAGGACGGCTTCGCCGCTTATGCCAAGCTGCGCGTGCGCGGCGCCATGGTCGATCTGCTGCGCAGCAGTTCCCCCGACGCGCGCGGGACGCGCGAGCGGCGGATCAAGCTGGAACGTGCCGAGCAGGCGCTGCGCAACCAGCTTGGACGGGAGCCAGGTCCGGCAGAACTTGCCGCCGCTTTGGGCCTTGCGCCGGAGGAACTACAACGGCTGCGCGCCGAAGTGGCCCCCGTCGCGCTCTCCTCCATCGACGAATGCTACTCCGACAGCGACGGCGCCTTCGCCAGCGACCTGCCTGACGCAGAGCAGATGCTGCTGCAGGCGGAGGATCGCTCCCTGCTGATACAGGCCATAGGCGGATTGCCGGAAAGGCTGCAGATGGTGGTCCAGCTCTATTTCGTCGAAGAGCTGAATCTGTCGGAGATCGCGTCCATCCTCGACGTCAGCGTGCCGCGCGTCCACCAGCTGAAAGCAGCAGCGTTGAAGCAGGTGCGGGCGGTGATGGACTCCGCCACCGCCTGCTGA
- a CDS encoding lytic transglycosylase domain-containing protein, with product MPAINPVQHGEVHAAIARASAATGVDFDYLLAQAKLESGFDPSARAGTSTAAGLYQFVNGTWLDTLDKHGAEHGLGWADGAITRGPGGAAQIADPAMRAQVMALRFDPGASALMAAELARDNSAELQGFLGRAPDSAELYLAHFLGGAGARDFLGALQADPAQSAAALMPKAAAANRPIFFNGTTARSVGEVMDVVRAKMTGAMHGTSPGFDAMSPSAAFAYARAGATSAPAPTATPPVSRPSMAETLRATFGGSGAPAGEAGDRIDAAYAKFKAFDL from the coding sequence GTGCCCGCAATCAATCCTGTCCAGCATGGCGAGGTGCATGCCGCGATCGCGCGCGCCTCGGCGGCGACCGGGGTCGATTTCGACTATCTTCTGGCGCAGGCGAAGCTGGAATCGGGCTTCGACCCGTCCGCCCGTGCGGGCACCTCGACCGCCGCCGGCCTTTATCAATTCGTCAACGGCACCTGGCTCGACACGCTCGACAAGCACGGGGCTGAGCATGGTCTCGGCTGGGCGGACGGGGCGATCACGCGCGGCCCCGGCGGTGCGGCACAGATCGCCGATCCAGCCATGCGGGCCCAGGTCATGGCGCTACGCTTCGATCCCGGCGCGTCGGCGCTGATGGCGGCAGAGCTTGCGCGCGATAACAGTGCCGAGTTGCAGGGCTTCCTCGGGCGGGCGCCGGATTCTGCCGAGCTCTATCTTGCTCATTTCCTCGGCGGTGCCGGCGCGCGGGATTTCCTCGGTGCGCTGCAGGCTGATCCCGCTCAGTCCGCCGCGGCACTGATGCCCAAGGCTGCCGCTGCCAATCGCCCGATCTTCTTCAACGGCACGACGGCGCGTTCGGTCGGCGAAGTAATGGATGTGGTCCGTGCGAAGATGACGGGCGCCATGCACGGCACCTCGCCGGGGTTCGACGCAATGTCCCCGTCCGCTGCCTTCGCATACGCACGGGCCGGCGCGACCAGCGCACCTGCTCCTACGGCCACTCCGCCCGTCAGCCGCCCATCCATGGCGGAGACGCTGCGCGCCACCTTCGGCGGGTCTGGCGCACCCGCCGGAGAGGCCGGTGACCGCATTGATGCCGCCTACGCCAAATTCAAGGCTTTCGACCTGTGA
- a CDS encoding flagellar biosynthesis protein FlhA — MVVPIPSMALDVFFVLNIALSVAVLMAAVNSEKPLDFSSFPSVLLFATLLRLALNVASTRVVLLKGHEGEAAAGKVIEAFGAFLVGGNFAVGIFVFLILMIINLVVVTKGAGRVSEVSARFTLDALPGKQMAIDADLAAGLVTADEAKARRREIATEADFYGSMDGASKFVKGDAIAALLILCVNIVAGLVLGMITHGLSAGEAGERYVTLAVGDALVASIPALLLSIAAATIVTRVSDSRDLAGQISGQLADPRIWLPVGCVLGALGLIPAMPQTVFLPLSAGAFGLWHTLKKRREAAAVAAIEPPAEVDPSVISMSEVSEQALVTVELGYGLVHLADERRGAPLVARLTGLRRQMCQSFGFIIPQFRIKDSFELAPDRYRVTLGGAPLGSGQLRPDRVLAIDTGQVVRESFLQGDPTRDPSFGCPALWIEQGQRDLAVAEGYLVVDAVSVVATHVNQLLSSRPQELLGPDEVRELLDTVKERHAQLVETITPQPLSLAQITRLMRALLADGISLAHPIPVLASLSQAAQRTTDHDSLVDIVRADLGPLLVGSLCGPDEQLKVITLAAELEEMVLGGLQDPSTGQAIIEPDLARSIGERIGQITTGLPPGSAPALIVQPRARRPLAGLLRLRAPGCAVLSINELPASQPIEVIAVIGGNDEQAALGRSPDIQEERTMRDREAMAA; from the coding sequence ATGGTGGTGCCGATCCCGTCCATGGCTCTCGACGTGTTCTTCGTGCTCAACATCGCGCTGTCGGTGGCGGTGCTGATGGCGGCGGTGAACTCAGAAAAGCCGCTGGATTTCTCGTCCTTCCCCTCCGTGTTGCTGTTCGCCACGCTGCTGCGCCTCGCGCTTAACGTCGCGTCCACGCGCGTGGTGCTGCTGAAAGGGCATGAGGGCGAAGCCGCGGCCGGCAAGGTGATCGAGGCCTTCGGCGCCTTCCTGGTGGGGGGCAATTTCGCCGTCGGCATCTTCGTGTTCCTGATCCTGATGATCATCAACCTGGTGGTGGTGACCAAGGGCGCGGGGCGCGTGTCGGAAGTCTCTGCCCGTTTCACCCTCGACGCCCTGCCGGGCAAGCAGATGGCGATCGACGCCGATCTCGCGGCCGGGCTGGTGACGGCGGACGAGGCGAAGGCGCGGCGGCGCGAAATCGCCACTGAAGCGGACTTCTACGGCTCCATGGATGGCGCGAGCAAGTTCGTGAAGGGCGATGCGATTGCCGCCCTGCTGATCCTGTGCGTGAACATCGTTGCCGGGCTGGTGCTGGGCATGATCACGCACGGGCTGAGCGCCGGCGAAGCGGGCGAGCGTTATGTCACGCTGGCGGTGGGCGATGCGCTTGTCGCCTCCATTCCCGCGCTGCTGCTGTCCATTGCGGCGGCGACGATCGTCACTCGCGTGTCCGATTCCCGCGACCTTGCCGGGCAGATCAGCGGCCAGCTTGCCGATCCGCGCATCTGGCTGCCGGTCGGCTGCGTATTGGGGGCGCTCGGTCTGATACCGGCCATGCCGCAGACGGTGTTCCTGCCGCTTTCGGCCGGCGCTTTCGGATTGTGGCACACGTTGAAAAAGCGGCGCGAAGCCGCAGCCGTGGCGGCCATCGAGCCGCCAGCAGAGGTCGATCCTTCGGTCATCAGTATGAGCGAGGTATCGGAGCAGGCGCTGGTGACGGTCGAGCTCGGCTACGGCCTTGTCCATCTCGCTGACGAGCGCCGCGGCGCGCCTCTGGTCGCCCGCCTCACTGGCCTCAGGCGGCAGATGTGCCAGTCCTTCGGCTTCATCATTCCCCAGTTCCGCATCAAGGACAGTTTCGAGCTGGCGCCGGACCGCTACCGCGTCACGCTGGGCGGGGCGCCGCTCGGCTCCGGCCAGCTGCGGCCGGACCGCGTTCTGGCGATCGACACCGGGCAGGTGGTGCGGGAATCCTTCCTGCAGGGCGATCCCACCCGCGATCCCAGCTTCGGCTGTCCGGCGCTGTGGATCGAGCAGGGGCAGCGCGATCTTGCTGTGGCGGAAGGCTATCTGGTGGTGGACGCGGTCAGTGTGGTCGCCACCCATGTGAACCAGCTGCTGTCGAGCCGGCCGCAGGAATTGCTGGGCCCCGACGAAGTACGCGAACTGCTGGACACCGTGAAGGAACGGCACGCGCAGCTGGTGGAAACGATCACGCCGCAACCGCTTTCGCTGGCGCAGATTACGCGGCTGATGCGCGCCCTGCTGGCCGATGGCATATCGCTGGCGCATCCCATTCCGGTGCTCGCCAGCCTTTCGCAGGCCGCCCAGCGCACCACGGATCACGACAGCCTGGTGGATATCGTCCGCGCCGATCTCGGCCCGCTGCTGGTCGGCAGCCTGTGTGGGCCGGACGAACAGCTCAAGGTCATCACTCTGGCCGCGGAGCTCGAGGAGATGGTGCTTGGCGGATTGCAGGACCCCTCCACCGGGCAAGCCATCATTGAGCCCGATCTTGCCCGATCCATCGGAGAACGCATCGGGCAGATTACGACCGGACTGCCGCCGGGCAGTGCGCCGGCACTGATCGTGCAGCCTCGCGCGCGGCGACCGCTTGCCGGGCTCTTGCGTCTGCGCGCGCCAGGCTGCGCGGTGCTTTCCATCAACGAGTTGCCGGCATCGCAGCCGATCGAAGTGATCGCGGTGATCGGCGGCAATGACGAGCAAGCTGCGCTGGGGCGCAGCCCGGACATCCAGGAAGAACGGACGATGCGCGACAGGGAGGCCATGGCCGCATGA
- a CDS encoding efflux transporter outer membrane subunit, with protein MNYRTLATASLAALALSGCAVGPDYAASPPRPASSGPFLSASDPAFAPAPLPAQWWRLYDDPVLDGLVRDALAQNTDLRQAAARVERARAGVRGARGQALPQSSIGASATYNRLPETQVPPGLQREDWSYDAGIDVAYEVDLFGRIGRGIEAARADLAASEADADALRVIVVADTTRAYADAASASARLRVAREIVDLLDRQLALTSKRHEAGLETGLAVARIATLREQREADIPALEAARAAALFRLATLTGRAPAELPPIAGERSIVLEITQPLPVGDGAQLLARRPDIRAAERQLAADTARIGVATADLYPRISLGGSIGSTGPDLGDIFTGGPLRWVLGPLLSWSFPNQEATRARIDAAEADADGSLAAFDGTVLNALAETETALSNYAHAIERRRALQAASEQADKAARIVRAQQREGAINSLDRLDAERTLAEARAQLAAQDAEVSRAQIDVFRALGGGWSS; from the coding sequence ATGAACTATCGCACTCTCGCAACCGCCTCTCTTGCCGCGCTCGCCCTTTCGGGGTGCGCGGTCGGGCCGGACTACGCCGCCTCCCCCCCGCGTCCCGCGTCGTCCGGCCCCTTCCTTTCCGCCAGTGATCCGGCTTTCGCCCCGGCGCCGCTGCCCGCGCAGTGGTGGCGGCTGTATGATGACCCCGTGCTCGATGGGCTGGTGCGCGATGCTCTGGCGCAGAACACCGACCTGCGGCAGGCGGCGGCGCGGGTGGAGCGGGCGCGCGCTGGGGTGCGCGGCGCCCGGGGCCAGGCCCTGCCGCAAAGCTCGATCGGCGCCAGCGCGACCTATAACCGCTTGCCCGAAACGCAGGTTCCGCCCGGCTTGCAACGCGAAGACTGGTCCTACGATGCCGGCATCGATGTTGCCTATGAGGTCGATCTCTTCGGCCGCATCGGCCGCGGCATTGAAGCGGCGCGGGCGGATCTCGCCGCGAGCGAGGCCGATGCGGATGCGTTGCGGGTGATCGTGGTCGCCGATACCACGCGCGCCTATGCCGATGCGGCGTCCGCCTCGGCGCGCCTGCGCGTGGCCCGTGAGATCGTCGACCTGCTTGATCGCCAGCTCGCCCTGACGAGCAAGCGGCATGAGGCCGGACTGGAGACAGGCCTTGCCGTCGCCCGCATCGCCACGCTGCGTGAACAGCGGGAAGCGGATATTCCGGCGCTGGAAGCGGCGCGTGCCGCTGCCCTGTTCCGCCTCGCGACGCTGACGGGGCGGGCGCCCGCCGAATTGCCGCCGATCGCCGGGGAGCGCAGCATTGTGCTGGAGATTACCCAGCCGCTGCCCGTGGGCGATGGGGCGCAGCTGCTTGCCCGCCGGCCCGACATTCGCGCTGCCGAGCGCCAGCTTGCGGCGGATACGGCGCGGATTGGCGTTGCCACTGCCGATCTCTACCCGCGCATCTCGTTGGGCGGTTCGATCGGTTCGACCGGCCCCGACCTGGGCGACATCTTCACCGGCGGCCCGCTGCGCTGGGTGTTGGGCCCGCTGCTGAGCTGGTCCTTCCCGAACCAGGAGGCAACGCGCGCGCGGATCGATGCGGCGGAAGCGGATGCCGACGGCTCGCTCGCTGCTTTCGATGGGACGGTGCTGAACGCTTTGGCGGAAACCGAGACGGCTTTGTCCAACTACGCCCACGCGATCGAGCGACGGCGCGCGCTGCAGGCTGCGAGCGAGCAGGCCGACAAGGCGGCGCGCATCGTGCGGGCGCAGCAGCGCGAAGGGGCGATCAATTCGCTCGACCGGCTGGATGCGGAGCGGACGCTAGCCGAAGCGCGCGCGCAGCTGGCGGCGCAGGATGCCGAAGTCTCCCGCGCGCAGATCGACGTGTTCCGCGCGCTGGGCGGCGGCTGGAGCAGCTAG
- a CDS encoding efflux RND transporter permease subunit, translating into MRLSRFFIDRPIFAVVVAVIITLVGAISYSFLPVSQYPEVVPPTVTVTATYPGASAETVADTVANPIEQEINGVDGMLYLSSQSTGDGRVTITVTFKQGTDLDQAQVLVQNRVAIAEPRLPEEVQRLGIVTRKTTPDFLLIVNLISPDQSLSREYISNYAQTRIKDRLARIEGVGEVQLFGSRELAMRVWIDPGRAAALNLTAGDIVSALRAQNVQIAAGTLGQPPSQDSAFQLNVETQGRFTDPTQFENVVIRTDADGRQVRVGDVARVEIGAENYSTSAYLNDNDSVIIPVLQKPNSNALASAEAVKAEMESLSKDFPAGLEYRIVYNPTEFIQQSVDAVIHTLIEAIVLVVIVIVVFLQKWRASLIPVLAIPVSLIGTFAVLAMLGYSLNNLSLFGLVLAIGIVVDDAIVVVENVERNLENGMSPLEAARLSMDEVGAALIAIVLVLCAVFVPTLFIGGLSGAFYQQFAVTISAATIISLVVSLTLSPALSALLLRPHRHAPEGAYWQQLVERGGNAFNRAFDRFSITYGRWTERLVAMPRRMMAAYVGLIALTGAVLWATPTGFIPAQDQGYFFTVIQLPPGSATSRTDEVMKKVAARMLPLEGIKGAVMLSGFDGTSETQSASAAAAYWVLDDFEERASKGQTLEKLMAEAQKATADINEARLMIVKPPIIRGIGSAGGFRMMVEDKNGEGYRALQQAANAVIAQANQEKGLAGVYTFFDTSTPRVRADIDRDKAQILGVPPSRVFETLQVYLGSAFINDFNLLGRTYRVTAQADAQFRNSPSDIANLQTRSLNGSMVPLGSVATLSDTTGPYRVTRYNLAPAVAVDGDTAPGYSSGQSLVTMEKVAAETLSRGYDIEWTGIAYQQKYAGNTAALVFALAVVLVFLVLAAQYESLVMPLSIILIVPMCLLAAMIGVNLRGMDNNVLTQIGLIVLIALAAKNAILIVEFARQGEELHGLSPAEAAVQAARTRLRPILMTSFAFILGAVPLVIATGAGAELRQALGTAVCFGMLGVTGFGLIFTPTFYVVCRGLGDRIARLRTKRGGSNDAALHPAE; encoded by the coding sequence ATGCGCCTGTCACGCTTCTTCATCGACCGGCCGATCTTTGCCGTCGTCGTCGCCGTCATCATCACGCTTGTGGGCGCGATTTCCTATTCATTCCTGCCGGTGTCCCAATATCCGGAGGTGGTGCCGCCCACGGTGACGGTCACCGCCACCTATCCTGGCGCCTCGGCGGAGACGGTGGCGGACACCGTCGCCAATCCGATCGAACAGGAAATCAACGGGGTGGACGGCATGCTCTACCTCTCCAGCCAGTCCACGGGTGACGGGAGGGTGACGATTACCGTCACCTTCAAGCAAGGCACCGATCTGGACCAGGCTCAGGTGCTGGTACAGAACCGGGTGGCGATTGCCGAACCGCGCCTGCCGGAAGAGGTGCAGCGCCTCGGCATCGTGACACGCAAAACCACGCCGGACTTCCTGCTGATCGTGAACCTGATCTCCCCGGATCAGAGCCTCAGCCGCGAATATATCTCCAACTATGCGCAGACCCGCATCAAGGACCGGCTTGCGCGTATCGAAGGCGTGGGCGAGGTACAGCTGTTCGGCAGCCGCGAGCTCGCCATGCGCGTGTGGATCGATCCCGGCCGCGCGGCGGCGCTGAACCTGACGGCGGGCGACATCGTGTCCGCCCTCCGGGCTCAGAACGTCCAGATTGCCGCCGGCACCCTGGGCCAGCCACCCAGCCAGGACAGTGCCTTCCAGCTCAACGTGGAAACGCAGGGCCGCTTTACCGATCCGACGCAGTTCGAGAATGTCGTCATCCGCACCGATGCGGATGGCCGCCAGGTACGCGTGGGCGACGTGGCGCGGGTGGAGATCGGCGCGGAGAATTACAGCACGTCCGCCTATCTCAACGACAACGATTCCGTGATCATCCCCGTGCTGCAGAAGCCCAATTCCAATGCGCTGGCCTCTGCAGAGGCGGTGAAGGCAGAGATGGAATCCCTGTCCAAGGATTTCCCCGCGGGCCTCGAATACCGCATCGTCTACAACCCCACGGAGTTTATCCAGCAGTCCGTGGACGCGGTGATCCATACGCTGATCGAAGCCATCGTGCTGGTGGTCATCGTGATCGTGGTGTTCCTGCAGAAATGGCGGGCCTCGTTGATCCCGGTGCTGGCAATCCCGGTCTCGCTGATCGGCACCTTCGCGGTGCTGGCGATGCTCGGCTATTCGCTCAACAACCTCTCGCTGTTCGGGCTGGTGCTGGCCATCGGCATCGTCGTCGACGACGCGATCGTGGTGGTGGAGAATGTCGAGCGGAATCTCGAGAACGGGATGAGTCCGCTCGAAGCCGCGCGCCTTTCCATGGATGAAGTGGGCGCCGCCCTGATCGCGATCGTGCTGGTGCTGTGTGCCGTGTTCGTCCCGACGCTGTTCATCGGCGGACTGTCGGGCGCATTCTACCAGCAGTTCGCGGTGACGATTTCGGCCGCCACGATCATCTCGCTGGTCGTCTCGCTCACCCTTTCTCCTGCGCTCTCGGCGCTGCTGCTGCGGCCGCACCGCCATGCGCCGGAAGGCGCCTATTGGCAGCAATTGGTGGAGCGGGGCGGCAACGCCTTCAACCGGGCGTTCGATCGCTTCAGCATCACCTATGGCCGCTGGACGGAGCGGCTGGTCGCCATGCCGCGGCGGATGATGGCCGCCTATGTCGGGCTAATCGCGCTCACCGGGGCGGTGCTGTGGGCCACGCCCACGGGCTTCATCCCGGCGCAGGATCAGGGCTACTTCTTCACCGTCATCCAGCTTCCGCCCGGCTCCGCCACATCGCGCACCGACGAGGTGATGAAGAAGGTGGCCGCGCGCATGCTGCCGCTCGAAGGCATCAAGGGCGCCGTCATGCTCTCCGGCTTCGATGGTACCTCCGAAACGCAATCCGCCAGCGCCGCGGCCGCCTATTGGGTGCTCGACGATTTCGAGGAGCGCGCCAGCAAGGGCCAGACCCTCGAAAAGCTGATGGCCGAAGCGCAGAAGGCGACGGCGGACATCAACGAAGCACGGCTGATGATCGTGAAGCCGCCGATCATCCGCGGCATCGGCTCCGCCGGCGGCTTCCGGATGATGGTGGAGGACAAGAATGGCGAAGGATACCGCGCCCTGCAGCAGGCCGCCAATGCGGTGATCGCACAGGCCAATCAGGAAAAGGGCCTGGCAGGCGTCTATACCTTCTTCGACACCAGCACGCCGCGGGTCCGCGCCGATATCGATCGCGACAAGGCGCAGATCCTGGGCGTGCCGCCGTCGCGCGTGTTCGAAACGCTGCAGGTCTATCTGGGTTCGGCCTTCATCAACGATTTCAACCTGCTGGGCCGCACCTATCGCGTGACCGCGCAGGCTGACGCGCAGTTCCGCAACAGCCCTTCGGACATTGCCAACCTGCAGACCCGTTCGCTCAACGGTTCCATGGTGCCGCTCGGCTCCGTGGCGACGTTGAGCGATACGACCGGGCCTTACCGGGTCACCCGCTACAACCTTGCTCCGGCAGTGGCGGTGGATGGCGATACGGCGCCGGGATATTCGTCAGGCCAGTCGCTCGTCACCATGGAGAAGGTGGCGGCCGAGACGCTCTCGCGCGGATATGACATCGAGTGGACGGGCATCGCCTATCAGCAGAAATATGCCGGGAATACTGCCGCGCTTGTCTTCGCGCTGGCCGTCGTGCTCGTCTTCCTGGTGCTGGCGGCGCAGTATGAAAGCCTGGTTATGCCGCTGTCGATCATCCTGATCGTGCCCATGTGCCTGCTGGCGGCCATGATCGGCGTGAACCTGCGCGGCATGGACAACAATGTGCTGACGCAGATCGGCCTGATCGTGCTGATCGCGCTGGCGGCGAAAAACGCGATCCTGATCGTGGAATTCGCCCGCCAGGGTGAGGAGCTGCATGGGCTGAGCCCGGCGGAAGCTGCGGTGCAGGCAGCACGGACCCGCCTGCGGCCGATCCTGATGACCAGCTTCGCCTTCATCCTGGGGGCGGTGCCGCTGGTGATCGCCACGGGGGCGGGTGCAGAGCTGCGCCAGGCGCTGGGCACGGCAGTGTGCTTCGGCATGCTGGGCGTGACGGGCTTCGGGCTGATCTTCACCCCCACCTTCTATGTCGTGTGCCGCGGGCTGGGCGATCGCATCGCCCGCCTGCGCACCAAGCGTGGCGGCAGCAACGATGCCGCGCTGCATCCCGCCGAATAG
- a CDS encoding efflux RND transporter periplasmic adaptor subunit gives MNDLTPIEIDQLNREGAGRQRSSARRVLWIVLAVIVAAGAWYLLRSGPAPAAAPPLAVVGVANPLQREITEWDDYIGRFEASRSVDLRPRVSGQVTAVHFRDGQVVSKGQALFTIDPRPYRAALAEAQAGVATARSDLALAQADLARAERLVADDAVSKSELDSLKARVNASQAALAAAQARVRSRSLDVEFTTVRAPISGRISDRRVDPGNLVAAGDGAAATLLTTIKALDPLYFTFDGSEGLFLKAQRQGLERGAPVDIKLQDESDYNWHGSLDFTDNGLDPDSGTIRARAIVPNKDGFLTPGMFGNMRLASGGKVNALLVPDTAVQADQTRKLLLVVGKDGTVSAKEVALGPLVDGLRVIRSGLDPKDRVVIEGTQMAFPGSKVKPRFDKIAPPEATKTASRPAEAPPGEATLAN, from the coding sequence ATGAATGATTTGACGCCGATCGAGATCGACCAATTGAACCGCGAGGGTGCGGGGCGCCAGCGGAGCTCCGCGCGCCGCGTGTTGTGGATCGTCCTTGCTGTGATTGTGGCCGCGGGCGCATGGTATTTGCTGCGGAGCGGCCCGGCACCCGCTGCCGCCCCGCCGCTTGCCGTGGTCGGCGTGGCCAATCCGCTGCAGCGCGAAATCACCGAATGGGACGATTACATCGGCCGGTTCGAGGCGAGCCGTAGCGTCGATCTGCGTCCGCGCGTGTCGGGACAGGTTACCGCGGTGCATTTCCGCGATGGCCAGGTCGTCAGCAAGGGACAGGCCCTCTTCACCATCGATCCGCGGCCCTATCGCGCGGCGCTGGCGGAAGCGCAGGCGGGCGTAGCCACGGCGCGGAGCGATCTCGCACTCGCCCAGGCCGATCTTGCCCGGGCAGAGCGGCTGGTGGCCGACGACGCCGTGTCCAAGAGCGAGCTCGATTCCCTGAAAGCACGCGTCAACGCCAGCCAGGCGGCGCTCGCCGCCGCACAGGCCCGGGTGCGTTCGCGCAGTCTCGATGTGGAGTTCACCACCGTGCGCGCACCGATCAGCGGCCGCATCTCGGATCGCCGCGTCGACCCGGGTAACCTCGTCGCGGCAGGAGACGGCGCTGCCGCGACGCTGCTGACCACGATCAAGGCGCTGGACCCGCTCTATTTCACCTTCGACGGTTCGGAGGGCCTGTTCCTCAAGGCCCAGCGTCAGGGGCTGGAGCGTGGCGCCCCCGTGGACATCAAGCTGCAGGATGAAAGCGACTACAACTGGCACGGATCGCTGGACTTCACCGACAACGGCCTCGATCCGGACTCGGGCACCATCCGCGCCCGTGCGATCGTGCCGAACAAGGACGGCTTCCTGACGCCGGGCATGTTCGGCAACATGCGCCTAGCCAGCGGCGGCAAGGTGAATGCGCTGCTCGTGCCCGACACGGCAGTTCAGGCTGACCAGACCCGCAAGCTGCTGCTGGTCGTTGGCAAGGATGGCACGGTGTCCGCGAAGGAAGTCGCGCTCGGCCCGCTGGTCGATGGACTGCGGGTGATCCGCAGCGGTCTCGATCCGAAGGACCGGGTGGTGATCGAAGGCACGCAAATGGCCTTCCCTGGCAGCAAGGTGAAGCCGCGGTTCGACAAGATCGCTCCGCCGGAAGCCACAAAAACCGCCTCACGCCCCGCCGAAGCCCCTCCCGGAGAAGCGACGCTCGCCAACTGA
- a CDS encoding TetR/AcrR family transcriptional regulator: MENAATLSPRGRPREFDVDEALAAALRVFWAKGYEGASLTDLTEAMGITRPSLYAAFGNKEALFKRSLDLYESEKLAYVGKSLAAPTAKGVAERMLAGAIENVTSECRGCMGVITSVNCKGEDSPIREMIQARQKSSFKAIEERMRRAVEEGDFTLPIGPAAITRYLIAVMQGLAVQAGGGAKREELEDVAQSTLAVWPGR; this comes from the coding sequence ATGGAAAATGCCGCAACTCTCTCGCCGAGGGGCCGCCCGCGTGAATTCGATGTGGACGAGGCTCTCGCAGCCGCGCTCCGTGTGTTCTGGGCGAAGGGTTACGAAGGCGCATCGCTCACCGACCTCACTGAGGCGATGGGGATCACGCGGCCGAGCCTTTATGCGGCCTTCGGCAACAAGGAGGCGCTCTTCAAGCGCTCGCTCGACCTCTATGAGAGCGAGAAGCTGGCCTATGTCGGCAAGTCGCTGGCGGCGCCGACTGCTAAGGGTGTGGCCGAGCGCATGCTGGCGGGCGCGATTGAGAACGTCACCAGCGAATGCCGCGGCTGCATGGGCGTGATTACCTCCGTCAACTGCAAGGGCGAGGATTCGCCGATCCGGGAGATGATCCAGGCGCGGCAGAAATCGTCCTTCAAGGCGATTGAAGAGCGCATGCGCCGGGCGGTGGAGGAGGGCGATTTCACTCTGCCCATCGGCCCCGCGGCGATCACGCGCTATTTAATCGCCGTGATGCAGGGTCTTGCCGTGCAGGCGGGCGGAGGCGCAAAACGCGAGGAATTGGAAGACGTTGCCCAGTCTACTCTGGCGGTGTGGCCGGGGCGCTGA